One window of the Shimwellia blattae DSM 4481 = NBRC 105725 genome contains the following:
- the yajL gene encoding protein deglycase YajL, producing MSASALICLAPGCEETEAVTTIDLLVRAGIQVTTASVASDGSLVIPCSRGVKLLADAPLVNVADGDFDVIVLPGGLQGARNLHDSLLLVETVRQFHLSGRIVAAICAAPGMVLIPHDIFTPGNMTGFPGLKETIPADRWMDKRCYYDERVKLLTSQGPGTSIDFALKIIDLLAGKEKAAEVAAQLVLAAGIYNYAD from the coding sequence ATGAGCGCATCGGCACTGATATGCCTGGCACCTGGCTGTGAAGAGACCGAGGCCGTCACCACCATTGACCTGCTGGTCCGGGCCGGGATCCAGGTCACCACGGCCAGTGTCGCCAGCGACGGGAGCCTGGTTATCCCCTGCTCCCGGGGGGTGAAGCTGCTGGCGGATGCACCGCTGGTTAACGTGGCCGACGGCGATTTTGACGTTATCGTCCTGCCCGGCGGCCTGCAGGGGGCCCGGAATCTGCACGACAGCCTGCTCCTGGTGGAGACGGTGCGCCAGTTTCATCTCTCCGGGCGGATTGTGGCCGCTATCTGTGCGGCTCCGGGCATGGTGCTGATCCCCCATGATATTTTTACCCCGGGGAACATGACCGGCTTTCCGGGCCTGAAAGAGACTATCCCCGCCGACCGCTGGATGGACAAACGCTGCTATTACGACGAGCGCGTAAAACTGCTCACCAGCCAGGGGCCGGGCACCAGTATTGATTTTGCGCTGAAGATTATCGACCTGCTGGCAGGCAAAGAAAAAGCCGCCGAGGTGGCGGCTCAGTTAGTGCTGGCGGCGGGGATCTACAACTACGCAGATTAA
- the ribD gene encoding bifunctional diaminohydroxyphosphoribosylaminopyrimidine deaminase/5-amino-6-(5-phosphoribosylamino)uracil reductase RibD gives MRDEFYMARALQLAGRGCFTTAPNPNVGCVIVRDGEIVGEGFHYRAGEPHAEVHALRMAGEKARGATAYVTLEPCSHHGRTPPCCDALIEAGVSRVVAAMQDPNPQVAGRGLHRLKQAGVEVSHGLMRHEAEALNRGFFKRMRTGFPWVQVKLGASLDGRTAMASGESQWITSPQSRRDVQRLRARSAAILTSSATVLADDPSLTVRWDELDDETRAIYPREDVRQPVRVVIDGQSRVTPAHRLVTQPGNTWLVRPQADALSWPESVEQLIIPQHQGHIDLVLLLMQLGKRQINSVWVEAGPQLAGALLQAGVVDELILYVAPKLLGSDARGLCQLPGLTALADAPAFSFSQIRRVGPDLCLHLSVA, from the coding sequence ATGCGTGATGAATTTTACATGGCCCGGGCGCTACAGCTTGCGGGCCGTGGGTGCTTTACCACCGCGCCCAACCCCAATGTGGGCTGCGTTATCGTGCGCGACGGGGAGATTGTCGGTGAAGGGTTTCACTACCGGGCCGGTGAGCCCCACGCGGAGGTTCACGCCCTGCGTATGGCGGGTGAGAAAGCCCGCGGCGCCACCGCGTATGTCACCCTTGAGCCCTGTAGTCACCACGGCCGCACCCCCCCGTGCTGCGATGCGCTTATCGAAGCGGGGGTCAGCCGGGTGGTTGCCGCTATGCAGGATCCCAACCCGCAAGTGGCCGGGCGCGGGCTGCATCGCCTGAAGCAGGCCGGTGTTGAGGTCAGCCACGGGCTGATGAGGCACGAAGCAGAAGCGCTGAACCGCGGTTTTTTTAAGCGTATGCGCACCGGTTTCCCCTGGGTACAGGTGAAGCTGGGGGCCTCGCTGGACGGGCGCACGGCCATGGCCTCAGGCGAGAGCCAGTGGATTACTTCCCCCCAGTCCCGCCGGGATGTGCAGCGGCTAAGAGCCCGCAGTGCGGCTATTCTTACCAGTAGCGCCACCGTGCTGGCCGATGATCCGTCACTGACGGTCCGCTGGGACGAGCTGGACGACGAGACCCGGGCCATCTATCCCCGGGAAGATGTCCGCCAGCCCGTGCGGGTGGTGATCGACGGCCAGAGCCGGGTCACACCTGCCCACCGGCTGGTAACGCAGCCGGGCAATACCTGGCTGGTGCGCCCGCAGGCAGATGCGCTCAGCTGGCCGGAGTCTGTGGAGCAGCTGATTATTCCGCAGCACCAGGGGCATATTGATCTGGTCCTGCTGCTGATGCAGCTGGGCAAGCGCCAGATTAACAGTGTCTGGGTTGAAGCAGGCCCGCAGCTGGCGGGGGCGCTGTTGCAGGCCGGGGTGGTCGATGAGCTGATTTTATATGTGGCGCCGAAACTGCTGGGCAGTGATGCCCGGGGGCTGTGCCAGTTACCGGGGCTGACCGCACTGGCGGATGCCCCGGCGTTCAGTTTTAGCCAGATCCGCCGTGTCGGGCCGGATCTGTGTCTGCATTTGTCCGTGGCCTGA
- the pgpA gene encoding phosphatidylglycerophosphatase A: MTISQRDKQLAKQRLNLANPWHLLATGFGSGLSPVVPGTMGSLASIPFWCLLIMLPWPMYWLVVLVAAGIGIYLCHVTARDMGVHDHGSIVWDEFVGMWITLAALPLYNWQWVLAGFVVFRVLDMWKPWPVRWFDRNVHGGLGIMVDDIVAGIISAGIIFLAGHYYG, encoded by the coding sequence ATGACCATTTCGCAGCGCGATAAACAACTGGCGAAACAACGCCTGAATTTAGCCAACCCCTGGCATTTACTGGCTACCGGCTTCGGCAGTGGCCTGAGCCCGGTGGTGCCGGGCACCATGGGCTCGCTGGCGTCTATCCCGTTCTGGTGCCTGCTGATTATGCTGCCCTGGCCGATGTACTGGCTGGTGGTGCTGGTTGCGGCCGGTATCGGTATCTATCTGTGCCACGTTACCGCCCGGGATATGGGGGTTCACGACCACGGCAGTATCGTCTGGGACGAGTTTGTCGGGATGTGGATAACCCTGGCAGCCTTGCCGCTCTATAACTGGCAGTGGGTGCTGGCAGGCTTTGTGGTGTTTCGCGTGCTGGATATGTGGAAACCCTGGCCGGTGCGCTGGTTTGACCGCAATGTTCACGGCGGGCTTGGCATTATGGTGGATGATATTGTAGCCGGGATCATCTCTGCCGGGATTATCTTTCTGGCAGGCCACTATTACGGCTGA
- the thiL gene encoding thiamine-phosphate kinase — translation MACGEFSLIARYFDRVRRARADVDTGIGDDCALLTVPDKQQLAISTDTLVSGIHFLADIDPADLGYKALAVNLSDLAAMGADPAWLTLALTLPGVDEPWLEAFSDSLFELLNYYDMQLIGGDTTRGPLSMTLGIHGLIPAGRALTRSGAKPGDWIYVTGTLGDSAAGLAVLQQRLTVNDKAARDYLVQRHLRPTPRILQGQGLRDLASSAIDLSDGLASDLGHILTASQCGARIDLEALPLSAALRESVPPAQALGWALSGGEDYELCFTVPELNRGALDVALGHLGVAFTCIGQMCAPSDGLVYTRHGEPVTVDEKGYDHFAAR, via the coding sequence ATGGCTTGTGGCGAGTTTTCCCTGATTGCCCGTTATTTTGACCGGGTACGCCGTGCCCGTGCAGATGTCGATACCGGCATTGGCGATGATTGCGCACTGCTCACCGTCCCGGATAAGCAACAGCTGGCTATCAGTACCGATACGCTGGTCTCCGGCATTCATTTTCTTGCCGATATTGACCCGGCAGACCTGGGCTACAAAGCCCTGGCGGTGAACTTAAGCGATCTGGCGGCAATGGGTGCCGATCCTGCCTGGCTGACCCTGGCGCTGACCCTGCCCGGGGTCGATGAGCCCTGGCTGGAAGCCTTCAGCGACAGCCTGTTTGAACTGCTCAACTATTACGATATGCAGCTTATTGGTGGCGATACCACCCGTGGCCCGCTTTCTATGACGCTCGGGATCCACGGGCTGATACCGGCCGGGCGGGCGCTGACCCGCAGCGGGGCAAAACCCGGTGACTGGATCTACGTGACCGGCACCCTGGGGGACAGCGCCGCCGGGCTTGCGGTATTGCAGCAGCGGCTTACGGTAAATGATAAGGCGGCCCGCGACTATCTGGTGCAGCGCCATTTACGGCCAACACCGCGTATTTTGCAGGGGCAGGGGCTGCGGGATCTGGCCAGCAGCGCCATTGACCTCTCGGACGGTCTGGCCTCTGATCTGGGCCATATTCTTACGGCCAGCCAGTGCGGCGCGCGCATTGATCTTGAGGCGCTGCCGCTCTCGGCGGCGCTGCGTGAATCTGTCCCGCCCGCCCAGGCACTCGGCTGGGCGCTGAGCGGCGGGGAAGATTATGAGTTGTGCTTCACCGTACCGGAGCTCAACCGCGGGGCGCTGGATGTGGCGCTGGGCCATCTTGGGGTGGCGTTTACCTGTATCGGGCAAATGTGTGCGCCATCGGACGGGCTGGTCTATACCCGTCACGGTGAGCCGGTAACTGTGGATGAAAAAGGTTATGACCATTTCGCAGCGCGATAA
- the nrdR gene encoding transcriptional regulator NrdR: MHCPFCFAVDTKVIDSRLVGEGASVRRRRQCLVCHERFTTFEVAELVMPRVIKSNDVREPFNEEKLRSGMLRALEKRPVSADDVENAINHIKSQLRGTGEREVPSKFIGNLVMEQLKKLDKVAYIRFASVYRSFEDIREFGEEIARLQD, from the coding sequence ATGCATTGCCCATTCTGTTTTGCCGTGGACACGAAAGTGATCGATTCCCGCCTGGTAGGGGAAGGGGCATCGGTTCGCCGCCGTCGCCAGTGTCTGGTCTGCCACGAACGTTTTACCACCTTTGAAGTTGCCGAGCTGGTCATGCCGCGGGTGATAAAAAGCAACGACGTGCGCGAACCCTTTAACGAAGAAAAATTACGCAGCGGCATGCTGCGGGCGCTGGAAAAGCGGCCGGTCAGTGCCGATGACGTCGAAAACGCCATAAACCATATTAAATCCCAGTTGCGCGGCACCGGGGAGCGGGAAGTCCCCAGCAAATTTATCGGCAATCTGGTGATGGAACAGCTGAAAAAACTCGACAAGGTGGCGTATATCCGTTTTGCTTCGGTATACCGCAGTTTTGAAGATATCCGTGAGTTTGGCGAAGAGATCGCCCGTTTACAGGACTAA
- the ispA gene encoding (2E,6E)-farnesyl diphosphate synthase: protein MDFTQQLQAQALRANQALIRFIAPLPFQNSPLVECMNYGTLLGGKRLRPFLVYATGDMFGVSPAALDVPAAAIECIHAYSLIHDDLPAMDDDDLRRGQPTCHIKFGEASAILAGDALQTLAFSILSDGDMENVALSSRLAMISELARASGVAGMCGGQALDLAAEGQGVDLTTLEQIHRHKTGMLIRAAVRMGALAAGEPGRQALPLLDRYADCIGLAFQVQDDILDVVGDTAVLGKRQGSDQHLGKSTYPALLGLEQARAKAHDLYLNACQALETLAAQQPLDTTTLEALARYIVQRDK from the coding sequence ATGGATTTTACCCAACAGCTACAGGCCCAGGCTTTACGGGCCAATCAGGCACTGATTCGTTTTATCGCCCCCCTGCCATTTCAGAACAGTCCACTGGTTGAGTGCATGAACTATGGCACACTGCTGGGCGGAAAACGGCTGCGTCCGTTTCTGGTGTATGCGACCGGCGATATGTTCGGGGTCTCCCCGGCGGCGCTGGATGTTCCGGCAGCGGCCATTGAGTGCATTCACGCCTATTCGCTGATCCACGACGATCTTCCCGCCATGGACGACGACGATCTGCGCCGTGGTCAGCCCACCTGCCATATTAAATTTGGCGAGGCCAGCGCGATCCTTGCCGGGGATGCCCTGCAAACCCTGGCGTTTTCTATACTGTCTGATGGCGACATGGAAAATGTGGCGCTCAGCTCGCGGCTGGCGATGATCTCAGAACTGGCCCGGGCCAGTGGCGTTGCCGGAATGTGTGGCGGGCAGGCGCTGGATCTGGCGGCGGAAGGCCAGGGGGTAGATCTCACCACCCTGGAGCAAATCCACCGCCACAAGACCGGTATGCTGATCCGCGCCGCCGTGCGGATGGGCGCGCTGGCCGCCGGTGAACCAGGCCGCCAGGCATTACCGCTGCTGGATCGCTACGCAGACTGTATCGGGCTGGCCTTTCAGGTCCAGGATGACATTCTGGATGTGGTAGGCGATACTGCCGTGCTCGGAAAGCGCCAGGGCTCTGATCAACACCTGGGAAAAAGCACCTACCCCGCATTACTGGGGCTGGAACAGGCCAGAGCGAAAGCCCATGACCTCTACCTTAACGCCTGCCAGGCGCTGGAAACCCTCGCGGCGCAGCAGCCCCTGGACACCACCACACTGGAAGCGTTAGCCCGATATATTGTTCAGCGTGACAAATAA
- the ribE gene encoding 6,7-dimethyl-8-ribityllumazine synthase — protein MNIIEANVSAPDARVAITIARFNHFINDSLLQGALDALKRIGQVKDENITVVWVPGAYELPLTTGALAKSGKYDAIVALGTVIRGGTAHFEYVAGGASNGLAHVAQESEIPVAFGVLTTETIEQAMDRAGIKAGNKGAEAALTALEMINILKAIKA, from the coding sequence ATGAACATTATTGAAGCTAACGTATCTGCGCCAGATGCTCGTGTTGCCATCACCATTGCCCGTTTTAACCACTTTATCAACGACAGCCTGCTGCAGGGTGCCCTTGATGCGTTAAAACGTATTGGCCAGGTGAAAGATGAAAACATCACCGTGGTCTGGGTTCCGGGTGCGTATGAGCTGCCGCTGACAACAGGTGCCCTGGCGAAGTCCGGCAAATATGACGCGATAGTTGCGTTAGGCACGGTCATTCGTGGTGGTACTGCGCATTTTGAATATGTTGCCGGTGGGGCCAGCAATGGTCTGGCGCATGTCGCTCAGGAAAGTGAAATCCCGGTGGCGTTTGGTGTCCTGACGACCGAAACCATTGAACAGGCCATGGATCGCGCGGGGATTAAAGCCGGCAACAAAGGTGCCGAAGCGGCACTGACCGCGCTGGAAATGATTAATATATTGAAAGCCATCAAGGCTTGA
- the panE gene encoding 2-dehydropantoate 2-reductase, with amino-acid sequence MKITVLGCGALGQLWLAALYKQGHEVQGWLRVTQPYCSVNLIDTDASAFNQTLTANDPAFLQSSDLLLVTLKAWQIYGALKNLQPDLPPNCPILLLNNGMGTLGELADLPNPLIQGITTHAARRDGNVIIHVAGGTTHIGPGNPAGKSYSELAERLHQALPDVAWHDDIAAACWRKLAVNCVINPLTALYNCPNGALIMHHDEVSAVCQEVAQIMGLEGYHTSGEGLLSYVEQVIESTGPNISSMLQDIRQQRHTEIDYITGYLLQRARAHGVTVPENRRLFEMIKQKESEYERIGTDMPGTWL; translated from the coding sequence ATGAAAATAACCGTTCTGGGCTGTGGCGCTCTCGGGCAGCTATGGCTGGCGGCGCTTTATAAACAAGGACATGAAGTCCAGGGCTGGCTACGGGTCACACAACCTTATTGTAGCGTCAACCTGATTGACACTGACGCCAGCGCCTTCAACCAGACACTCACGGCAAACGATCCGGCATTTTTACAGTCCAGCGATCTGCTGCTGGTGACCCTGAAGGCCTGGCAGATTTACGGGGCGCTGAAAAACCTGCAACCAGACCTGCCCCCCAACTGCCCGATTCTGCTGCTGAATAACGGCATGGGCACCCTCGGGGAGCTGGCCGATTTACCCAATCCACTCATCCAGGGTATTACCACCCACGCGGCGCGGCGCGACGGTAATGTGATTATCCACGTGGCGGGCGGGACGACCCACATCGGGCCCGGGAACCCAGCCGGTAAATCCTACAGTGAGCTTGCCGAGCGGCTGCACCAGGCCCTCCCCGACGTGGCCTGGCATGATGATATCGCCGCCGCCTGCTGGAGAAAACTGGCGGTAAACTGCGTCATAAACCCGCTTACTGCCCTCTATAACTGCCCGAACGGCGCGCTGATTATGCATCACGATGAGGTCAGCGCCGTCTGCCAGGAAGTGGCGCAAATTATGGGCCTTGAGGGATACCATACCTCTGGCGAAGGTCTGCTGAGCTATGTGGAGCAGGTGATAGAAAGCACCGGACCGAATATCTCCTCCATGCTCCAGGACATCCGCCAGCAGCGCCATACGGAAATCGACTATATTACCGGCTATTTACTCCAGCGGGCCCGGGCCCACGGGGTTACGGTGCCGGAAAACCGGCGCCTGTTTGAAATGATTAAACAAAAGGAAAGTGAATATGAGCGCATCGGCACTGATATGCCTGGCACCTGGCTGTGA
- the thiI gene encoding tRNA uracil 4-sulfurtransferase ThiI, whose product MKFIIKLFPEITIKSQSVRLRFIKILTGNIRNVLKHYDEELAVVRHWDHIVVRAKDENQKTAIRDALTRIPGIHHILDVDDVPFTSLHDIFEQALELYRERLEGKTFCVRVKRRGKHEFTSIEAERYVGGGLNQHIESARVKLTHPDVTVNLEIEDDRLLLVKGRYEGIGGFPIGTQEDVLSLISGGFDSGVSSYMLMRRGCRVHYCFFNLGGAAHEIGVKQVAHYLWNRFGSSHRVRFVAINFEPVVGEILEKVDDGQMGVVLKRMMVRAASKVAERYGVQALVTGEALGQVSSQTLTNLRLIDNVSDTLILRPLISHDKEHIINLAREIGTEDFARTMPEYCGVISKSPTVKAVKARIEAEEAHFDFAILDKVVEEAVNVDIREIGKQTTESVVEVETVSGFGPDDVILDIRSVDEQDEKPLRVEEVSVVGLPFYKLSTKFGDLDQSKTYLLWCERGVMSRLQALYLREQGFNNVKVYRP is encoded by the coding sequence ATGAAGTTTATCATTAAATTATTCCCGGAAATCACCATCAAAAGCCAGTCGGTGCGGCTGCGCTTTATCAAAATCCTGACCGGGAATATTCGCAACGTCCTGAAACATTACGATGAAGAGCTGGCCGTGGTCCGCCACTGGGATCACATTGTGGTTCGCGCCAAAGACGAAAATCAGAAAACGGCGATCCGCGACGCGCTGACACGCATACCGGGGATCCACCATATCCTGGATGTGGACGACGTGCCGTTCACCTCGCTGCACGATATTTTTGAGCAGGCGCTGGAGCTGTACCGGGAGCGCCTGGAAGGGAAAACCTTCTGCGTGCGGGTTAAACGCCGCGGCAAGCACGAATTTACCTCCATAGAGGCTGAGCGCTACGTTGGCGGCGGCCTGAACCAGCATATCGAATCGGCCCGGGTGAAGCTCACCCACCCGGATGTGACGGTGAATCTGGAAATTGAAGACGATCGCCTGCTGCTGGTGAAAGGGCGCTATGAAGGGATTGGCGGCTTCCCCATCGGGACGCAGGAAGATGTCCTGTCGCTGATTTCCGGCGGGTTTGACTCCGGGGTCTCTAGTTATATGCTGATGCGCCGCGGCTGCCGGGTGCACTACTGCTTCTTTAACCTGGGCGGGGCCGCGCACGAGATTGGCGTTAAACAGGTGGCCCACTATTTGTGGAACCGCTTTGGCAGCTCCCACCGGGTGCGCTTTGTGGCGATCAACTTTGAACCGGTGGTGGGGGAGATCCTCGAAAAAGTGGACGACGGCCAGATGGGCGTGGTCCTCAAGCGCATGATGGTGCGTGCCGCTTCTAAAGTGGCGGAGCGCTACGGCGTGCAGGCCCTGGTCACCGGGGAGGCGCTGGGCCAGGTCTCCAGCCAGACCCTGACCAACCTGCGGCTGATTGATAACGTCTCTGACACGCTTATCCTGCGCCCGCTTATCTCCCACGATAAAGAGCACATCATCAATCTGGCGCGCGAGATTGGCACCGAAGATTTTGCCCGCACCATGCCGGAATATTGCGGTGTTATCTCCAAAAGCCCGACGGTGAAAGCGGTAAAAGCGCGGATTGAAGCGGAAGAAGCACACTTTGATTTCGCCATCCTCGACAAAGTTGTGGAAGAGGCGGTGAATGTCGATATCCGCGAAATTGGCAAGCAGACCACAGAGAGCGTGGTTGAGGTCGAGACCGTAAGCGGCTTTGGGCCGGATGACGTTATCCTCGATATCCGCTCGGTGGATGAGCAGGATGAAAAACCGCTCCGGGTGGAGGAGGTCTCCGTGGTGGGGCTGCCGTTCTACAAGCTGAGCACCAAATTTGGCGATCTTGACCAGAGCAAAACCTACCTGCTGTGGTGTGAGCGTGGGGTAATGAGCCGCCTGCAGGCGCTGTATCTGCGCGAGCAGGGCTTTAACAATGTGAAGGTTTACCGCCCGTAA
- the xseB gene encoding exodeoxyribonuclease VII small subunit — MAKKNDTPASFESALQELEQIVARLESGDLPLESALTEFERGIQLARQGQVKLQQAEQRVQILLSDNEDAPLTPFTPDAE, encoded by the coding sequence ATGGCGAAGAAAAACGACACCCCTGCCAGTTTTGAAAGCGCACTGCAGGAGCTGGAACAGATAGTCGCCCGTCTGGAAAGCGGCGATTTACCCCTGGAGAGCGCCCTGACCGAGTTCGAACGCGGCATTCAGCTGGCGCGCCAGGGGCAGGTAAAGCTCCAGCAGGCTGAGCAGCGGGTGCAGATCCTGCTCAGCGACAACGAAGACGCCCCGCTCACCCCTTTTACACCGGACGCTGAGTAA
- the dxs gene encoding 1-deoxy-D-xylulose-5-phosphate synthase has product MSFDIAKYPTLALVESTEELRLIPKETLPKLCDELRRYLLDSVSRSSGHFASGLGTVELTVALHYVYNTPFDQLIWDVGHQAYPHKILTGRRDKIGTIRQKGGLHPFPWRQESDYDVLSVGHSSTSISAGIGIAVAAAREGKDRRTVCVIGDGAITAGMAFEAMNHAGDIRPDMLVILNDNEMSISENVGALNNHLAQLLSGKLYSSLREGGKKVFSGVPPIKELLKRTEEHIKGMVVPGTLFEELGFNYIGPVDGHDVLGLVNTLKNMRDLKGPQFLHIMTKKGRGYAPAEKDPISYHAVPKFDPQSGHLPKSTNSTPSYSKIFGDWLCETAATDDKLMAITPAMREGSGMVEFSRKFPDQYFDVAIAEQHAVTFAAGLAIGGYKPVVAIYSTFLQRAYDQVIHDVAIQKLPVLFAIDRAGIVGADGQTHQGAFDLSFLRCIPDMVIMTPSDENECRQMLYTGYHYEKGPTAVRYPRGNVSGVALQPLAALPIGKGVIKREGKKLAILNFGTLIDEARKVADTLDATLVDMRFVKPLDEALILEMAARHEALITLEENAIMGGAGSGVNEVLMAHRRPVPVLNLGLPDHFIPQGTQDEARADAGLQSDAILSRINSWLS; this is encoded by the coding sequence ATGAGTTTTGATATTGCCAAATACCCCACTCTGGCGCTGGTAGAGTCCACTGAGGAACTGCGTCTGATCCCCAAAGAGACGCTGCCCAAATTATGCGACGAGCTGCGTCGCTACCTGCTGGACAGCGTAAGCCGCTCCAGTGGACATTTTGCTTCCGGGCTCGGGACTGTCGAGCTCACCGTAGCACTGCATTATGTCTATAACACCCCTTTTGACCAGTTGATCTGGGATGTGGGCCACCAGGCGTATCCGCATAAAATTCTTACCGGCCGCCGGGACAAAATCGGCACGATTCGCCAGAAAGGCGGGCTGCACCCCTTTCCCTGGCGCCAGGAGAGCGACTATGACGTGCTGAGCGTTGGTCACTCGTCCACCTCCATCAGCGCCGGTATCGGCATTGCGGTAGCCGCCGCCAGAGAAGGCAAAGACAGGCGCACAGTGTGTGTCATCGGCGACGGGGCTATCACCGCAGGTATGGCGTTTGAGGCCATGAACCACGCCGGGGATATTCGCCCGGATATGCTGGTTATCCTCAACGACAACGAAATGTCCATCTCGGAGAATGTCGGCGCCCTGAATAACCACCTGGCGCAGTTACTCTCCGGGAAGCTCTACTCTTCCCTGCGCGAAGGGGGCAAGAAAGTCTTCTCCGGCGTTCCGCCAATTAAAGAGCTGCTCAAACGCACCGAAGAGCACATTAAAGGCATGGTGGTGCCGGGCACGCTCTTTGAAGAGCTGGGCTTTAACTATATTGGCCCGGTAGACGGCCACGATGTGCTGGGGCTGGTCAACACCCTGAAAAATATGCGCGACCTGAAAGGCCCGCAGTTTTTACACATCATGACCAAAAAGGGCCGCGGCTACGCACCGGCGGAGAAAGACCCCATCAGCTACCACGCGGTGCCGAAGTTTGACCCCCAAAGCGGTCACTTACCCAAGAGCACCAACAGCACCCCGAGCTACTCAAAAATCTTCGGCGACTGGCTGTGTGAAACCGCCGCCACAGACGACAAGCTGATGGCCATCACCCCGGCGATGCGTGAAGGCTCAGGGATGGTGGAATTTTCCCGTAAATTCCCGGATCAGTATTTCGATGTGGCCATTGCCGAGCAACACGCGGTGACCTTCGCTGCCGGTCTGGCTATCGGCGGCTATAAACCGGTGGTGGCTATCTACTCCACCTTTTTGCAGCGCGCCTATGATCAGGTGATCCACGATGTGGCTATCCAGAAGCTGCCGGTGCTGTTTGCCATCGACCGGGCCGGGATTGTCGGGGCAGACGGCCAGACCCACCAGGGGGCGTTTGATTTGTCCTTCCTGCGCTGCATTCCGGACATGGTGATAATGACCCCCAGCGATGAAAACGAATGCCGCCAGATGCTCTATACCGGCTACCACTACGAAAAAGGCCCCACCGCCGTGCGCTACCCGCGCGGTAATGTGTCCGGCGTGGCGTTGCAGCCGCTGGCCGCGTTACCCATCGGTAAAGGGGTGATTAAACGGGAAGGGAAAAAACTGGCGATCCTCAACTTCGGCACCCTGATTGATGAGGCCCGGAAAGTGGCCGATACGCTGGATGCCACCCTGGTTGATATGCGTTTTGTAAAACCCCTCGACGAGGCGCTGATCCTTGAGATGGCCGCCCGCCACGAGGCGCTGATAACCCTTGAAGAGAACGCCATTATGGGCGGTGCCGGTAGCGGCGTAAACGAAGTACTGATGGCTCACCGTCGCCCGGTGCCGGTGCTCAACCTGGGCCTGCCGGACCACTTCATTCCCCAGGGAACCCAGGACGAAGCCCGGGCCGATGCGGGCCTGCAAAGCGACGCCATCCTGAGCCGGATTAACAGCTGGCTTTCCTGA
- the nusB gene encoding transcription antitermination factor NusB → MKPAARHRARECAVQALYSWQLSHNDIADVEYQFLAEQDVKDVDVLYFRELLAGVATNSAYLDGLMKPWLSRQLEELGQVEKAILRIALFELSKREDVPYKVAINEAIELAKTFGAEDSHKFVNGVLDKAAPQIRPHRK, encoded by the coding sequence GTGAAACCTGCTGCTCGTCACCGCGCCCGTGAGTGTGCCGTACAGGCGCTTTACTCCTGGCAGTTGTCCCATAACGACATTGCTGATGTTGAATATCAGTTCCTGGCTGAACAGGACGTAAAAGATGTGGACGTGTTGTATTTCCGCGAACTGCTGGCCGGTGTGGCAACCAATAGCGCGTACCTGGATGGCCTGATGAAGCCCTGGCTGTCCCGTCAGCTGGAAGAGCTGGGACAGGTGGAAAAAGCCATTCTGCGTATTGCGCTGTTTGAGCTGTCAAAACGCGAGGATGTGCCGTACAAAGTGGCCATCAACGAAGCGATTGAGCTGGCTAAAACCTTCGGCGCCGAAGACAGCCATAAATTCGTCAATGGCGTGCTGGATAAAGCCGCTCCGCAGATCCGCCCCCACAGAAAGTAA
- a CDS encoding DUF3251 domain-containing protein → MRPGRYLKIVAPVLCLTLTACAPRSEVRQIRQEVTSLNNQMDQLSDQSIALSRQNALNAASEQGAYLLPEANGPAKLYSQLGTLVITLDPAQNINGRMQTVMHIHTQSGRALPAFSAQVVWGQLTGTVGHPVETETRHKTVRFPAALARTQIDQSVELPGLINDENTFIRVHNIQPLAQ, encoded by the coding sequence ATGAGACCAGGACGTTATCTTAAAATAGTGGCACCTGTACTGTGCCTGACCCTAACCGCCTGCGCCCCGCGCAGTGAAGTGCGGCAAATTCGCCAGGAAGTGACCAGTCTCAACAATCAAATGGATCAGCTAAGCGATCAGAGTATCGCCCTGAGCCGCCAGAACGCACTGAATGCTGCCTCTGAACAGGGGGCCTACTTACTGCCCGAGGCCAACGGCCCGGCTAAGCTCTACAGCCAGCTCGGCACACTGGTTATCACCCTCGATCCGGCCCAGAACATTAACGGCCGGATGCAGACCGTGATGCATATTCATACCCAGTCCGGCCGGGCCCTGCCCGCGTTCAGCGCCCAGGTGGTGTGGGGCCAGCTGACCGGCACCGTCGGCCACCCGGTAGAAACAGAAACCCGCCACAAAACCGTGCGCTTCCCGGCAGCCCTGGCCCGCACCCAAATTGATCAGTCCGTTGAACTGCCGGGCCTGATTAACGACGAGAACACGTTTATCCGCGTTCATAATATCCAGCCGCTGGCGCAGTAA